The window GATTCTGTACCGCGCAGGGAAACATTCTCGCCGGAGAAGAGGTCGTCGCGAAGATGGTCGAGGCATTCGAATCGACCGAAGGACACCTGTCGCTTCGTCTGATGGCGGCGCTCGAAGCGGGGCAGGCAGCTGGCGGCGACACGCGCGGAATGCAGTCGGCGGCGATGCTGATCGTCGATGAAGGCGGCGGTGTCTGGCTCAACCACGATGTCGTTCTCCGGCTTCAGGTGGACGATCACGAAGAACCCCTCACCGAGCTGCGTCGGCTTGTCGAGATGGCTGCCCGGCAAAGGGAGCGAGTGGCGAAATGGCGCGCCGAAAACTGGTGAAACAGGACCTGGAGATTTTGACGAGGATTGTCGGATCCTCGAGCGTTGACCGAAAATGAGCGAGCGGTCCGTACGTGTCCTGAAGACTCAGAAGTGCAGCGTGAGCCCGACCAGCAGCATCGACGTATCGAAGTCGCGTCCCTCCAGATTCGAGTCGACGTCCTCGAACGATCCGTAGAGATTCAGCGTCAGGTAATCGAGCAATTCGTAATCGGCGTAGCCGGAAAGCTGCTGGCGATCGTCCGAGCGGCCAAAGTTCGAGCTCGCTGTGGCGCTCGTCGAATAGTCCCGTTCCCGCAATCGGAGGCGAACGCTCGCGTAGAGACGGGGAGAGACGGCTGAACGGATCTGAAGGTATACCTCGCTCTGGTCATACGAGAGGGTCGGATCATCCACGTCGCGTTCACCGGCAGCGAAACCGATCTCGGGCGAGAACTGCCGCCAGCCGCGGTACCGTACGGCACCCATGATCTCGCTGTAGTCATTGTCTCGGACGGGAGTCAGATCGAATTCCTGGTTCTGGAGCTCTCCGCCCGCCTTCAGCTCCCAGTCGCGCGTCACGCGGTAGCCGTATTGCCCGCTGAACGTTCGGACGTCCGCCCGGTCGAATACATCCCCGACGTCGAAAGTGGGACGGTCCATCTGCTGATCGAAATAGACGTCGAAAGCGTGTGGCCGGCCATCGCCGCGAGCTCCAATCCGGAAACCATCCGCCGAGTCGAGCAGGTCGTCGTTGTACTGGACCGTGTTGGCGCTCGCATATGCCCGCACCGGCAGGCTGCGACTCAGTCGATAGGACGCGCCGGCCTCGCCGTAGAACGCGTGGACGTCTT is drawn from Acidobacteriota bacterium and contains these coding sequences:
- a CDS encoding DUF560 domain-containing protein — its product is MTNGRTRLAGLLTLSLSVPLAAQERVDDPKEVQPPPPAEQRLQAWVKGQGLFFQNFFQATEGRAEEDVHAFYGEAGASYRLSRSLPVRAYASANTVQYNDDLLDSADGFRIGARGDGRPHAFDVYFDQQMDRPTFDVGDVFDRADVRTFSGQYGYRVTRDWELKAGGELQNQEFDLTPVRDNDYSEIMGAVRYRGWRQFSPEIGFAAGERDVDDPTLSYDQSEVYLQIRSAVSPRLYASVRLRLRERDYSTSATASSNFGRSDDRQQLSGYADYELLDYLTLNLYGSFEDVDSNLEGRDFDTSMLLVGLTLHF